A part of Vigna radiata var. radiata cultivar VC1973A chromosome 11, Vradiata_ver6, whole genome shotgun sequence genomic DNA contains:
- the LOC106776779 gene encoding uncharacterized protein LOC106776779, which yields MDGTGPPPRRTIGDSIAYXSPRNFSSIVRPTMSDKLAEMKPTLLQLISSNQFSGMDNEDPHAHLVTFYELCGFVGAMGEEEEALYMRLFPFSLNGKAKDWLQSQPNQSLTSWEDVEHKFLARFFPPSKSTXIKAAIATFVQGVDEPLCEAWERFKALLRKCPSHGFSLEMQVQIFYNGLQPHTMMILDASFGGSVLLRTADEAIAVIENMVSTDMRSRRGRTQVHKRGVYELNAQDVILAQNKPLAQQMELLTQNMAKLPQQLQGMQSQAQPHHQVMRCDFCGDNHPNGHCQVPSGSQSEEVHYMGNQGRQNFFNNTFPNPSNQGWRQAQGASGSRNSYQPAHQYSSQNDRNTKLEETLQMFIQQSIQNQKNTNASIKNLEMQVGQLAKQLTSQQSGQFSANTQANPKEECNVIFTRSGKEKRFYPTLFVIECVTNVKTPSEVSKLLQNSIYQTTAGLYLGCTCALHQQRPFLVYFLIHGSVAQNCAAQRQRRVLLEPYLPLFDPA from the exons ATGGATGGCACAGGACCACCTCCACGAAGAACCATAGGGGACTCCATTGCTTACNCTAGCCCGAGAAATTTCTCAAGCATTGTGAGGCCCACTATGAGTGATAAACTTGCAGAAATGAAGCCAACTCTACTCCAACTCATCAGTTCTAATCAATTCTCTGGCATGGATAATGAAGACCCTCATGCTCATTTGGTCACTTTCTATGAATTGTGTGGCTTTGTTGGTGCTATgggggaggaggaagaagcatTGTATATGAGACTCTTCCCATTTTCTCTGAATGGCAAAGCAAAGGATTGGCTTCAGTCACAACCTAATCAAAGTTTGACTAGTTGGGAGGATGTGGAACACAAATTTCTTGCTCGCTTCTTTCCACCATCTAAAAGCACANAGATAAAGGCTGCGATTGCTACTTTTGTCCAAGGAGTAGATGAACCACTGTGTGAagcctgggaaagattcaaagcttTATTGAGGAAGTGTCCCAGTCATGGCTTTAGCTTGGAGATGCAAGTGCAAATCTTCTACAATGGTTTGCAACCTCATACAATGATGATACTTGATGCATCTTTTGGTGGGTCAGTTCTATTAAGAACTGCTGATGAGGCCATTGCTGTTATTGAAAACATGGTTTCCACTGACATGCGGAGCCGACGTGGGAGGACTCAAGTGCATAAAAGAGGAGTTTATGAACTTAATGCTCAGGATGTAATACTTGCTCAAAACAAACCTCTTGCCCAACAAATGGAGCTCCTGACCCAAAATATGGCTAAGTTACCTCAGCAGTTGCAAGGAATGCAAAGTCAAGCTCAACCACATCACCAAGTTATGAGATGTGATTTCTGTGGAGATAATCATCCTAATGGCCATTGTCAAGTTCCTAGTGGTTCCCAATCTGAAGAAGTTCATTATATGGGGAACCAAGGAAGACAAAATTTCTTCAACAACACCTTCCCTAATCCTTCCAATCAAGGGTGGAGACAAGCACAAGGAGCTTCTGGTAGTAGAAATTCTTATCAACCTGCTCATCAATACTCATCTCAGAATGATAGGAATACAAAACTAGAAGAAACATTGCAGATGTTCATCCAACAGTCcatccaaaaccaaaagaatacCAATGCATCTATAAAGAATTTGGAAATGCAAGTTGGTCAGTTGGCCAAGCAATTGACAAGTCAACAAAGTGGACAATTTTCTGCTAATACTCAAGCCAACCCTAAGGAAGAGTGTAATGTCATATTCACTAGAAGCGGAAAAGAG AAACGTTTCTATCCAACCTTGTTTGTGATTGAATGTGTGACAAATGTCAAAACTCCAAGTGAAGTGTCCAAACTGCTGCAAAATAGCATCTACCAGACTACCGCTGGGCTGTACCTGGGCTGCACCTGCGCGCTGCACCAGCAAAGGCCATTTTTGGTGTATTTTCTGATACACGGCTCAGTTGCACAAAACTGTGCAGCCCAGCGCCAGCGACGTGTACTGCTGGAGCCTTATTTGCCCCTATTTGACCCTGCTTAA
- the LOC106776781 gene encoding aspartyl protease family protein At5g10770-like yields the protein MKILSGDLLLIRFLLTESCTSTLCTQLSSATGNDPGCSSATKACIYGIQYGDQSFSVGYFSRERLTVTTTGVINNFLFGCGQNNQGLFGGSAGLIGLGRHPISFVQQTASKYNKIFSYCLPSTSSSTGHLNIGGCAYRKLLYTSFTTISRGSSFYDLDIVSIIVSGVKLSLTPSLFSSGVAIIDSGTVITRLPPLPMPLSSPPSGRACPSTPLPLSSPYSTRVTST from the exons atgaaaatcttatCTGGAGACCTTTTGCTTATTCGGTTTCTTCTTACTGAATCATGCACATCCACACTCTGCACTCAACTCTCTTCTGCCACAG GAAATGATCCTGGATGTTCTTCTGCCACAAAGGCATGCATATATGGCATTCAATATGGTGATCAATCCTTCTCCGTTGGCTACTTCAGCCGTGAGCGTCTCACCGTCACCACCACCGGCGTCATCAACAACTTCCTCTTCGGCTGTGGTCAAAACAACCAGGGTCTCTTCGGTGGCTCCGCCGGTCTCATCGGCCTCGGCCGCCACCCCATTTCTTTTGTCCAACAAACCGCCTCAAAGTACAACAAAATCTTCTCCTACTGCCTCCCTTCCACCTCTAGCTCCACCGGCCACCTTAACATTGGCGGCTGCGCCTATCGCAAGCTCCTCTACACCTCATTCACCACCATTTCTCGCGGCTCCTCCTTCTACGATCTCGACATCGTTTCCATCATTGTCTCTGGTGTCAAACTCTCTCTCACTCCCTCCCTCTTTTCCAGCGGCGTTGCCATCATCGACTCCGGCACCGTCATCACGCGCCTCCCCCCACTGCCTATGCCGCTCTCCTCTCCGCCTTCCGGCAGGGCATGTCCAAGTACCCCTCTGCCCCTGAGCTCTCCATACTCGACACGTGTTACGAGTACCTAG